In the genome of bacterium, the window GGGTGGTCCGCCGGCCGGGGCCGCCGGCCTCCTCGCCGGCGGGATCGCGGGACCGGGCATGCTCGCGATCCGCTGGCTGAACGCGCGGACGGCCTCGACAAACTCGGCCGCGGCGTGCTTGCCGTAAAACAGCGCCCCGATGCGCTCGGGATTGATCTTCTGCCGCTCCAACCGGCGCCGCAGCTGCTCGACCCGGTCCCCGATCAGGTTGTTGCCGAGCCGGTTGAAGCAGTCGCCAAGCGGGCACCCGCAGACGAACGCCCCGTCGGCGCCGTTTCGCAGCGCGAACTCCAGCCACGCCGGCCGCGTGAACCCGGAGCACGGGATCTTGATCAGGGTGACGTTCGGGAGGTCCCGCATCGTTCCGTCCTCGCGCGTCACCCCATCGGACGCAACCGACCAGTCGCAGAGGAACCCGACGATCTTGGGACCCCGGCCCGCGGCGGGCATGGGTTGTGGACGATCGGCTAGCTCCGGCATGCGCTCAGCACCTTCTCCTGAATATCCTTTTGGAGAAACCGCGGAAGTTCGAGCGCCTCGAACGGGCACGCCCCGACGCAGATCCCGCACTCGACGCATCGCGACTCGAGGATGACCGCCCGCAGCTTGCGCGCCTGCGCGGCTTTTGTCACGCCCGGATTGGGAGTCGGCACCATCACGATGGCGTTGTACGGGCAGTCGTAGTAGCACAGCTCGCACCCCGTGCAGTTCGCGTCGATCACCTGCGCGACGCCCGAGTCCTTGATGCCGAGCTCCTTACGGGTCTCGGGAAGCTGGTACGGGATATAGAGGCCGTACGCCACGATCACGACGGCGAGCGCGATCAGCACCAGCGGCGGCAGGAACCGCATGGCCCAGTACGGTGTCAGGAACAGCCAGTCGACCGCCAGATCGGTCGGCGTGTGCAGCGCCGACGCCGGCGCCTGGCTGCTGACCGGGATGAGCCCGGTCAGCAACAGCACGAACCCGAGCGCGAACAGGGTCCACACGGCGGGCGGCCACACCTTAGGATGGCGGATACGCGTGTAGTGCCACCAGAGGAAGACGTACAGGCCGACTGCGGGTCCGACGTGGAGGAACAGGATCCGGGGCAAGAGCAGGTTCGTCAGGCCTTCGCCGCCGAACAGCGCGTGGCGCAGCCACCCGCCGACGAGCGGCACCTGCCCGGCCGCGTTCGCGGTCATTGCCACGAGCGCCGCGCTACGCTGGTCCCAGACGAGCACGTAGCCCGTCACGCCGATGAACCCCGCGAAGAGGAGCAGCATCATACCGCTGATCCACGGTTCGTCCCGGGAGAACCGAAACCGCTCGGTGAACCAGTTGCGGAAGAAGTGCAGGAGGATCACGATCATGAACCCGTCGGCCGCGTACCGGTGGATGCCGCGGATGATCTGGCCGTACGGGACGTCGACCGTCAGGAACTGCACCGACGTGTAGGCTTGGTCGAACGACGGGGCGTAGTACAGGAACAGGAAGATGCCCGACAGGATCAGCACCGTGAGGAACAGGTTGGCGAGGCCGCCGGTGTAGTAGAGCGGGTTGAAGTCCTCCGGGTACACCCGCGCGACGACGGTGTCCAGCCGAAGCGTGGCGTCGAGCAACCGGCCGAGCAGCCGTCTATACACCCGTAAACCCTCCCTTGCGCAGGAACAACAGGATGAACGAGTACGCGAGCAGGATCACCCCGATCAAGCTCCCCCCCAACAGCGGGTGATTCGTGAGCTCGCCCCAGACGATCCCAACGATGCACACCAGGCTCACCAGCGACAGAATCGCGATCCACGTTCCGTAGATCGACGCCCGGTCGGCCATGCCGATCACCTCCCCCTACCCGGCCCGGCCGACGGGTGGGCGGCCGGCCACGTCGTGGCGTGGCGTCCCGCCGCGTCGCGCCGCGCCAGCACCCACTCGTACAGGCCCACCCGACGGCGCACCCGCCCGGCCGCGCGGTCCACCTCGTACAGTACGAACCCGAGCCACAGCATCACCACGACGAGGCCGGCCGCGAGGGCGACGACCGCCGCGGCGGCGTCGATCGTCGGCGCCGCACGCCACGCGCGCCACGCCGAGAGAAACTCGCTGAGCCCCAGCGTCGCCGCGGCGAGGAGCGCATAGAACAGGAGCTTGCGCCGCACGGCCTACGACGCCCCGGCGGGCCGCGCCGCCGGGCGTCCGCCGGTCCCCGCCGCGGCCGCGCGCCTGGCCCGGCCGCGGCGGTAGCTCAACTCCCACAGAAACGCCGCGAGCATCACGAGGACGGTGATGCCCCAGATGAACGGCGGATCCCGGGAGATCACGGCGATGTTCAGCATAATGAGCGCGCTGAACCCGATCCAGTACACGAGCGCGAGCACGCCGACGACGAAGAACAGCGGGCGCTGCGTCGGCAGCGTCTCCTTCGTGCGGTCGAGAAACGGCACGAGCATGCCGTACCCAATCAGCAGCGCTGGCGCGACGCCGGCCCACAACGGCGGCATGTATTTCACGACCTGGTACAGCGCGAGGAAGTACCAGTCCGAAAGCACGGGCAGCGGCGTTCGGTTGTTGTTCGCCCACTGGCCGAGGTCCGGCAGGTTGGTGAAGCTCACGAACGCGAGGAAACTCAGCACGAGCACGATCGCGAACGCCGAGAGATTGAGGTGGCGGCGGCGCGTCCGGTAGAAGAACGTCTCCGCCACGATCGCGAGGACGATCGAGATCCCGAAGTGGATCGCGTAGAACCGGGTCAGCGTGCCCTGGCCGAGCGCCGGCCCGCCAAGAAAGATGTACGCGGTCGCGTGGCCCAGGCCGAGGTTTCCGAGGATCGGGATCTCGTCGTAGTATGTCGGCACGGTCAAGATCACCTTCGCCGCCCAGAACGCCCGCTGGTTCCACTCCAGCGTGTACCCGGTGACGCCCGAGATCATCGCCAGCACGAGCGACGCGAACAGGATCATCCACGTGAGCTCGCCCGGCTTCTTGTACTCGCCGGCGAAGTACATGCGGTAGATCCGCAGCGTGATGCACGTGATCAGCATGTCACCGCCGTATTTGTGGAGCCCGCGCACCAGCCAGCCGAAGGGGATGTCGTAGGTGATGTGCTCGATCGAGCGGTACGCGCCGGTCGTCGTCGGGATGTACCACAGCATCAGCACGACCCCGGAGACGATCACGACCATCCACGACAACCAGACCAGGCTCCCCAGAATGTACAGGGGGTTGTCCTGGCGCGCCGTCTTCGTTTCGTCGAAGAGGTCCAGGTGCTGCTTGCGGTCCTGGAACCATTCCTTCAGGTTTGCGAGTACCGCCTCCACCGCTTACCTCCAACCTCCCGCCGTGGGCCCGCTGGGCCGCCCGCCGCCTACGCGCCTTGCGGCGCCGCCGGGTCCGTGGGCCGGCACTGCGCGATCGCCCCCACCTCGGCCCCGGTGACGACGATGTCGTCCCCGCGAATCTCGAACTTGAAGTAGCGTGCGCCCCGTGGCGCCGGACCGGAGATCACGTTTCCGGGGTTGTCGGGGTACTCGGGATCGTAAATACTGAAGTGACACGGACACGCCATCAGCGCGTGCTGTTCCCAGTTGGGCGGCGTAAAGCCGCCGTACCCGGCCGAGACCTCGTGGTAGTCGGACACGTAGTTGTAGATGCACCCGAGATGCGGGCAAATGCGGGAGAACAGCACGATGTCGGTCTCCCCGTTGAAGCCGACGAAGCCCTCACTGTTCACGAACTTCACCTTCTTCGGGAGCCGGACCGCCACGCCGGGAACGTTGCTGGCCTCCTCCCCGTCCGGTGTGTACTGGACGAACTTCTGCACGTAGGTGAAGTAGAAGGAGTCCCACGGCTTCGCGAGCTGGGAGACCTTCCCAATCACCTGAGCGCCACCCTGCGGCAGGTCGGGCGCGATCGTGAAGATGCCCCAGGGCTTGTCGTTCGGCTTCAGGTACCGGAACAGCGGCGAGAGGATCGCGACGAGGCCCCCGATCACCGGGATCGCCGTCAGCGCCTTGAGCACGCTCCGCCTGTCGAATTTCATCCGATCCGCTCCCCCTGCGTCACGTCCCGCCGCTTGTCCCTACTTGATCGGCGGGTGCTTGTAGAAGAAGGTGTAGACGTAGTCCACGAGGTTGTTGACCTCGGCCGTGCTCAGCTTGCCCCGATAGCTCGGCATCGGTCCGCCGCCGTCGAGGATCGCGTTCGTGAGGTCCGCCCCGTTGCGCTGCACCATGTAGTTGATGTCGGTAAAGATACCCGGCCCTTCGTTGCGCGACCACGACCAGATCTGCGCCGCCATCTCCTGGCGGCGCGGGCCCTTGCCGTCGCCGTTGACGCCGTGGCACTGCGCGCACTGCGCTTCGTACAGACGCTTGCCCGCGCTCAACCCCTCGGGCGTGGTCCGGAACATCATCTCGTACACGTTCGCGTCCCACCGCTCAGCGTTCGTCAGTGTCTGCTGCTTGTTGGCGCCGAACGAGGCCTCGGGCCCGAACGCCGGCATCGCGGTGTACGCCCGCCCATCCGTGACGGTCTGGAACATGATCGCCGGGGTGATTACGCTCTCCAAATCGCGGTTGTGGAAATCGGCGGGCTTGCTCGGCACCGTCGGGCGGTGGATCGTGATCCCGAACAAGCCGACCACCAGCGCCAGTACGTCGTGTTGGGGCTCGACGAGCGTCGGCGCCATCGGCCCGTTGCCGTGCCCGTCCATCCCGTGGCACACCGCGCAGTTCTGCCCGTACACCTGCTTGCCCGTGATCGCGTCCGGCACGATCGGCCGGTCGTTCTCGTCCGCCACGAGCGGCGTCTCGACATTCTCCGCCGGCGGGAGGGTCATGGGCGTCCGGGTGCCCTGAAGTCCGGTCCGGGGTTGGCAACCGGCGACCACGACCGCGGCCGCGATCACCAGCAACAAGGCAGCCGGACGCGTCCGGCCGAACCCTCTCAGCATGCAGGCCCTCTCTTCCACGCCCATGGGCGCAGGCTGTATACGGCAACACAGAACCACGCCGTCGTGGCCTCACGCGACCGGCGCGGCTCCAGGTAAAAACGCACGCGGGACTCTCTGGTTCCACGGCGTCCTGATTCTCTCCTTCCCGCTGGGCGGGACGGCTCCCTGCGCGCCGCAGGCTGTGACGCGGTTCCAAGGCGGTTCGGGGCGCGCCTCACGTCGCCGC includes:
- a CDS encoding cytochrome b N-terminal domain-containing protein; translated protein: MEAVLANLKEWFQDRKQHLDLFDETKTARQDNPLYILGSLVWLSWMVVIVSGVVLMLWYIPTTTGAYRSIEHITYDIPFGWLVRGLHKYGGDMLITCITLRIYRMYFAGEYKKPGELTWMILFASLVLAMISGVTGYTLEWNQRAFWAAKVILTVPTYYDEIPILGNLGLGHATAYIFLGGPALGQGTLTRFYAIHFGISIVLAIVAETFFYRTRRRHLNLSAFAIVLVLSFLAFVSFTNLPDLGQWANNNRTPLPVLSDWYFLALYQVVKYMPPLWAGVAPALLIGYGMLVPFLDRTKETLPTQRPLFFVVGVLALVYWIGFSALIMLNIAVISRDPPFIWGITVLVMLAAFLWELSYRRGRARRAAAAGTGGRPAARPAGAS
- a CDS encoding cytochrome b N-terminal domain-containing protein, which translates into the protein MYRRLLGRLLDATLRLDTVVARVYPEDFNPLYYTGGLANLFLTVLILSGIFLFLYYAPSFDQAYTSVQFLTVDVPYGQIIRGIHRYAADGFMIVILLHFFRNWFTERFRFSRDEPWISGMMLLLFAGFIGVTGYVLVWDQRSAALVAMTANAAGQVPLVGGWLRHALFGGEGLTNLLLPRILFLHVGPAVGLYVFLWWHYTRIRHPKVWPPAVWTLFALGFVLLLTGLIPVSSQAPASALHTPTDLAVDWLFLTPYWAMRFLPPLVLIALAVVIVAYGLYIPYQLPETRKELGIKDSGVAQVIDANCTGCELCYYDCPYNAIVMVPTPNPGVTKAAQARKLRAVILESRCVECGICVGACPFEALELPRFLQKDIQEKVLSACRS
- a CDS encoding hydrogenase iron-sulfur subunit, giving the protein MPELADRPQPMPAAGRGPKIVGFLCDWSVASDGVTREDGTMRDLPNVTLIKIPCSGFTRPAWLEFALRNGADGAFVCGCPLGDCFNRLGNNLIGDRVEQLRRRLERQKINPERIGALFYGKHAAAEFVEAVRAFSQRIASMPGPAIPPARRPAAPAGGPPGGAAPAQGGA
- a CDS encoding c-type cytochrome gives rise to the protein MLRGFGRTRPAALLLVIAAAVVVAGCQPRTGLQGTRTPMTLPPAENVETPLVADENDRPIVPDAITGKQVYGQNCAVCHGMDGHGNGPMAPTLVEPQHDVLALVVGLFGITIHRPTVPSKPADFHNRDLESVITPAIMFQTVTDGRAYTAMPAFGPEASFGANKQQTLTNAERWDANVYEMMFRTTPEGLSAGKRLYEAQCAQCHGVNGDGKGPRRQEMAAQIWSWSRNEGPGIFTDINYMVQRNGADLTNAILDGGGPMPSYRGKLSTAEVNNLVDYVYTFFYKHPPIK